A stretch of DNA from Tsuneonella amylolytica:
TCCTTGCCGCCGCGTGGGAGGCGGGCATCCGCCGGCTCGACACTGCGCCCGGCTATGGCGATATCGAGGAGAGGCTGATCGGCCTCACCCGCGGGCGCGGGTTCGAGATCGTCACCAAGATACCCAAGCTGCCAGCCGAACTTGCGACCTCGGTAGACGCTGCACGCTTCGTCCGCGATGCGCTCGATCGCTCGCGCAGCCGGCTGGGCGAAACGATCTGCGGCATACTGTTTCATGCCGCCGACGACCTTGTCGGACCGCACGGAAGCGCGGCGTGGGATGCCGCCGCCGAATGGTGCGCGCGCGAGCGGCTGCCGTTGGGCCTGTCGGTCTACGGCCCCGAAGCGCTCGCGGATTGGGCGGGCGAGCATCGCGTTGCAATGGCGCAATTGCCGGCGAACGCGTTCGATCAGCGCATCTCCGGCGCTGCCCTGCCCGAACACATCGAGATCACCGCGCGATCCGCCTTCCTGCAGGGCTTGCTTCTGATGGATGAAAGCGAGGCCGCGCGTCGCCTGCCCGCCGCATCTGCGGGGCTGGCGGCTTGGAACCAGCTCTGCCACAACGAAGGTCTCGCGCCGATCGTCGCCGCACTCGGCGTCGTCAAGGGATTGTCGCGCATCGATTTTTGCGCGGTTGGGGTGGAAACCGCCGTCCAGCTTTCCCAGATCGTGGAGGCATGGGCCGCCGCGCCCGCCCTTTCCGCCCTCGACCTCGCCACCGCCGATCCGGCGGTCATCGATCCCCGCACATGGAGCGCCGCCGCTTGACCGTCACCGCGCTGATCCAGGCCCGCATGTCGTCGAGCCGGCTTCCTGGCAAGGTGCTGGCCGATCTCGGCGGGCAGCCGATGATCGGCTACATGCTCGGCCGTGTGCGCCGGGCGGCGCGGGTCGACAACGTGGCGGTCGTCACCAGCACCGACGCGAGCGACGACCCGCTGGCCGAAGCGGTCGCGGCGATGGGGGGCCGAGTGCACCGGGGATCGCTCGACGACGTGCTGGACCGGTTCGGTACCGCCGTGAACGAGATCGGCGGCGACACGATCGTGCGCCTAACGGGCGACTGCCCGCTCATCGACCCCGCGGTCATCGACACGGTGATCGCCCTGCGCGAGCAGACGGGCGCGGACTATGCCAGCAATGTCGAACCGCCAAGCTTCCCGGACGGGCTCGACGTCGAATGCTTCACCCGCGCCGCGCTGGACCGCGCATTGGTCGAGGCGACCGAACCCGCGATGCGCGAGCACGTGACGGTGTGGATGCGCGGCGATGCCGGCGGCCTGACGCGGGCCAATCATGCTGCCGTCGTCGATGCCTCGCACCTACGGCTGACTGTCGACTATCCCGACGACCTCGAGGTCGTGCGGGCAATCGTGCAGCAGGAGCAAACCGCCGCTTCACCTTACGATTTTTTTGACCTAATGCGCGTGCTCGATGGACGCCGCGACTTGCGCGAGACCAATTGCCATGCACGCAACGAAGGCCTCGAACGGTCGCTTGCCGCGGATGCGGCGGGTCGCACCGGCGTCACCGAACAGGAGTAAGACATGAAACGCTGCAACCCCTGCGGCCTGCCCGAAACGCACGAAACCATCGCCTTCGATTCGGCGGGCACGTGCAACATCTGCCGCAACGTCGAATTCAAGCAGTCGGCGATCGACTGGGAAGCGCGGCGCGAGGAACTCGGTCAGCTGATCGAGGAACATCGCGGCAAGTACGACTACGACTGCATCGTCCCGTTCAGCGGCGGCAAGGACAGCACCTGGACGCTGTACTACCTCGTTAAGGAATTCAACGTGAAGCCGCTGGTCGTCCGGTTCGACCACGGGTTCATGCGCCCCAACCTGGAAGACAACGTCAAGCGCGTCTGCCGCGAACTGGGCGTCGACATCCACACTTTCACGCCGAACTGGCATGTCGTGCAGAAGCTGATGCTCCAGTCGTTCCTCGAGAAGGGCGACTTCTGCTGGCACTGCCACACCGGCATCTTCAGCTACCCGATGTGGGTCGCGCTGGAGAAGCAGGTGCCGCTCATCTTCTGGGGCGAACCGTCGGCCGAATACACCGCCTACTTCAGCTACGAGCAGGCCGAGGAAGTCGACGAGAAGCGCTTCAACCGCTTCGTGAACCTGGGCATCAGCGCCGACGACATGTTCGTGCGCCTGGGCGGCGACGTCGATCCGCGCGATCTCAAGTGCTTCAGCTATCCGCCGCTGAAGGATCTTCGCAACCTCAACTACCGTTCGGTCTGCCTCGGTTCGTACATTCCCTGGGACGTCAAGAAGCAGTCGGCCATCATCATGGACGAGCTCGGCTGGCAGGGCGACGAGGTCGAGAACGTGCCCCCGCAGTACAACTACGAGAAGATCGAGTGCTACATGCAAGGGGTGCGCGACTACATCAAGTACATCAAGCGCGGGTACTCGCGCCCGTCGCACCTGGCCGCGATCGACATCCGCCACGGCCGCATCACGCCCGAGGAAGGCCGCAAGCTGGTCGCCGAGTACGAGGGCAAGCGTCCGCCGAGCCTCGACCTGTTCCTCGACTTCATCGGGATGAGCGAGGAGGAATTCCTCAAGGTCGCGATGAGCCATCAGGTGAGCCCTTACGAGCATCACCCGGAAGAAACCGAGGACGGGCGCAAGACGCACGACTTCGACCAGTGGATGCGCGACGGTTCGATGGACCGCAACGTGGCCGAAAAGATGATCGAGCGCTGGCGGTCGAGGAACCGCATGGCGGACGCCTGACGTGTCGTTCGGGGCCTGCCACGTTGGGCTGATCGACTACGAGGCAGGCAACGTCCGGTCGATCGAGAACGCGCTCGATCACCTCGGCGCGCGCGTGTCGCTGGTCTCGCAGGCGAGCGATTTCGAAGGCAAGACGCACCTGCTGCTGCCGGGCGTCGGCGCGTTCGGGTACTGCGCGGACAAGCTGCGCGCGACCGGACTGGTTCCGCAGCTGAGACAGTGGGCGATCGACGACGGTCGCCCGCTGCTCGGCATCTGCGTGGGCATGCAGCTCCTCGCCGACCGCGGTGAGGAACTGGGCACCCATGACGGGCTCGGCTTAGTCGGGGGCACCGTGCGCCCGCTGAAGGGCGACCCGCCGAGCGTGCGCATCCCCCACGTGGGCTGGAACGACGTGACCTTCGCCGACGATTTCGGCAGCTTCCGCGCGGGCGACACGGCCGACTTCTACTTCGACCACAGCTTCGCCTACCACGATCCCGTTCACGGCGAGACGCTGGGCACGGCCGAGCACGGCGAGCGGTTCTGCGCGATCGTGCGCCGGGGCAAGCTGGTCGCAAGCCAGTTCCATCCGGAAAAGAGCCAGCGGGCGGGCCTGCGCTTCCTCGAAGGTTTCCTGGGGATCGACCCGTGCTGAAGAAACGCATCGTGCCCAAGCTGCTCATTCGCCACCGGCAGGTGGGGCGTTCGATGCGCCCGGTGCTGGTGACGACGCGCGGCTATACCGAGACGATCGAGGTCGGCGACCCGGTCAGCCAGGCCAAGATCTACGAAGCGCAGATGGCCGACGAGCTCATCGTCCTCAACATCGACGGCACGCCGATCGGCGGGGACGAGATGATGCTCGATCTCATCGCACGTCTCGCGAGCGAAACGTTCATGCCGCTCGCGGTGGGCGGCGGCGTGCGCACGGTGGAGGATTTCGGCACCCTGCTCGGCAGCGGGGCGGACAAGGTCTCAGTCAACCAGGCGGCGCTCGAAAACCCCGCGCTCATCGGGGAGGCGGCCGGCCGCTACGGCGCGCAGGTCGTGGTCGTCTCGATCGACTACCGCACGGTCGAGGGCGCGCCGCAGGTATTCGTCGACAGCGCATCGAAGCCGACCGGGCGCACTCCGCAGGAGTGGGCGAAGGAAGCCGTATCGCGCGGAGCGGGCGAGATCCTGCTCACCAACGCCGATCGCGACGGCATGGGAAGCGGCCTCGACATCGATATCGCGCGCGAGATCGCCGACAGCGTCGACGTGCCGCTGATTCTTTCGGGCGGCTGCGGTCTGGGCGCTCACTTCGCCGCCGGCTTCATCGACGGCGGGGCCGAGGCGGTGGCTGCCGGGACCTATTTCTGCTTCCGAGACCAGAACCCGTTCCAGGCGCGGTCGCACATCGCCAACGCCGGCGTGCCGATCCGGATGGAAGTCTGATGGAGCTAACGCCCACCGCCGCGTGGCAGGACGACGAGGTTGAGCTGTTCCTGCTCGGCCCCGACGATGCCACCGAGGAATATGTCGGCTGGCTCAACGATCCGCCGATCGCACAGTACCTCGAGAGCCGCTTCGCCCGGCATGACATCGAAGGGACGCGGCAATTCGTCGCCGACCAGCGCGCCCATCCCGGCGTGCTGTTTCTCGGCATCCGGAGCACGCCGCTCGGCCGCCACGTGGGCAACATCAAGCTCGGCCCCATTTCGCGTCAGCACGAGACCGGCGACATCGGCATCATGATCGGCGCATCCGAAGCCTGGGGTCGTGGCATTGCCACCCGCGCCATCCGCCTGATCTGCGCCATCGCCCGCGACGAGCTCGGGCTGCGCAAGGTGACGGCGGGTTGTTATGCCTCCAACGTGGGCAGCGAGCGCGCGTTCGAGCGCGCCGGCTTCGCGATCGAGGGGCGGCGGCCCGCGCAATTCCTGCTCGACGGCAAGCCCGAGGACATGATCCTAATGGGCCGCGTTTTCACCTCCGAGACCACGAAAGACGACTGACCCGATGCGCAGCTTCACCACCTCGGAAGAATGGCTCGACCGCGCCGAACGCACGATCCCGCTCGGCAGCCAGACGTTCTCCAAGAGCCGGACCCAGTTCCCGCGCGGCATCTCGCCCTATTTCATCACCCGGGCCGACGGCGCACGGGTATGGGACGCCGACGGCAACGAGTACGTCGACTTCATCAACAGCCAATGCTCGGTGACGCTCGGCTACAACGATCCCGACGTGACCGCCGCGGTGAAGGCGCAGCTGGAAAACGGGGTGATCTTCTCGCTCCCCCACCCGCTCGAGATGGAAGTCGCCGAGCGCATCGTCGCCATGGTGCCCTGCGCCGAGAAGGTGCGGTTCGGCAAGAACGGCTCCGACGCGACCGCCGGCGCGATCCGCATCGCACGCGCCTTCACCGGGCGCGACCGGGTGGCGGTGTGCGGCTATCACGGCTGGCAGGACTGGTACATCGGCTCGACCGCGCGCAACCTCGGCGTGCCGCAGGCGACCCGCGATCTCACCAGCACGTTCGCCTTCAACGACGCCGATTCGCTCAAAGCCCTGCTCGATGCGCATCCGGGCGAGTTCGCCGCCGTCATCCTCGAGCCGATGAACGTCGCCTACCCCACGCCCGACTTCCTCGGCGCGGTGAAGGACCTTGCACATGCGCACGGTGCGCTGCTGGTGTTCGACGAGACCATCACGGGTTTCCGTTTCGCGAACGGCGGCGCGCAGGAGATGTTCGGCGTAACGCCCGACCTCGCGACTTTCGGCAAGGGGCTCGCCAACGGATACCCCGTTTCGGCGGTAACCGGCCGGGCCGACGTGATGAAACTGATGGAAGACGTGTTCTTCTCGTTCACTTTCGGCGGCGAGACGCTGTCGCTCGCCGCGGCCAAGGCCACGCTCGACAAGCTGGCAAGCGGCCCGGTTCTGGCCAACATGCGCAAGACCGGCGAAGAAGTGTGCGCCGGGATCGAGGCGTTGATCGGCAAGCACGATCTTGGGCACATGCTGGCGGTCAGCGGCGACCCGACCTGGTCGTTCGTGAACTTCCGCGACACCGAAAACTACACCATGTGGGAGCTCAAGACGCTCTTCATGCAGGAGATCTTCGAGCGCGGGGTGCTGTCCTACGGCACGCAGAACATCTCGGCTTCGCACGGGCCGGAAGAAGTGCGCGCTCTGCTCGATGCCTACGACGCTGCCTTTGCCGCACTGGCCGATGCGGACGCCAACCGGTCCCTGGCGCAAGTGCTGCGCTGCAAGCCGCTCGAGCCGCTGTTCAAGGTTCGGTGACCCGCGCGATGCGGATCGTCTTCCGCACCG
This window harbors:
- a CDS encoding GNAT family N-acetyltransferase is translated as MELTPTAAWQDDEVELFLLGPDDATEEYVGWLNDPPIAQYLESRFARHDIEGTRQFVADQRAHPGVLFLGIRSTPLGRHVGNIKLGPISRQHETGDIGIMIGASEAWGRGIATRAIRLICAIARDELGLRKVTAGCYASNVGSERAFERAGFAIEGRRPAQFLLDGKPEDMILMGRVFTSETTKDD
- the hisH gene encoding imidazole glycerol phosphate synthase subunit HisH; this encodes MSFGACHVGLIDYEAGNVRSIENALDHLGARVSLVSQASDFEGKTHLLLPGVGAFGYCADKLRATGLVPQLRQWAIDDGRPLLGICVGMQLLADRGEELGTHDGLGLVGGTVRPLKGDPPSVRIPHVGWNDVTFADDFGSFRAGDTADFYFDHSFAYHDPVHGETLGTAEHGERFCAIVRRGKLVASQFHPEKSQRAGLRFLEGFLGIDPC
- the hisF gene encoding imidazole glycerol phosphate synthase subunit HisF — encoded protein: MLKKRIVPKLLIRHRQVGRSMRPVLVTTRGYTETIEVGDPVSQAKIYEAQMADELIVLNIDGTPIGGDEMMLDLIARLASETFMPLAVGGGVRTVEDFGTLLGSGADKVSVNQAALENPALIGEAAGRYGAQVVVVSIDYRTVEGAPQVFVDSASKPTGRTPQEWAKEAVSRGAGEILLTNADRDGMGSGLDIDIAREIADSVDVPLILSGGCGLGAHFAAGFIDGGAEAVAAGTYFCFRDQNPFQARSHIANAGVPIRMEV
- a CDS encoding cytidylyltransferase domain-containing protein; amino-acid sequence: MERRRLTVTALIQARMSSSRLPGKVLADLGGQPMIGYMLGRVRRAARVDNVAVVTSTDASDDPLAEAVAAMGGRVHRGSLDDVLDRFGTAVNEIGGDTIVRLTGDCPLIDPAVIDTVIALREQTGADYASNVEPPSFPDGLDVECFTRAALDRALVEATEPAMREHVTVWMRGDAGGLTRANHAAVVDASHLRLTVDYPDDLEVVRAIVQQEQTAASPYDFFDLMRVLDGRRDLRETNCHARNEGLERSLAADAAGRTGVTEQE
- a CDS encoding aminotransferase class III-fold pyridoxal phosphate-dependent enzyme; the protein is MRSFTTSEEWLDRAERTIPLGSQTFSKSRTQFPRGISPYFITRADGARVWDADGNEYVDFINSQCSVTLGYNDPDVTAAVKAQLENGVIFSLPHPLEMEVAERIVAMVPCAEKVRFGKNGSDATAGAIRIARAFTGRDRVAVCGYHGWQDWYIGSTARNLGVPQATRDLTSTFAFNDADSLKALLDAHPGEFAAVILEPMNVAYPTPDFLGAVKDLAHAHGALLVFDETITGFRFANGGAQEMFGVTPDLATFGKGLANGYPVSAVTGRADVMKLMEDVFFSFTFGGETLSLAAAKATLDKLASGPVLANMRKTGEEVCAGIEALIGKHDLGHMLAVSGDPTWSFVNFRDTENYTMWELKTLFMQEIFERGVLSYGTQNISASHGPEEVRALLDAYDAAFAALADADANRSLAQVLRCKPLEPLFKVR
- a CDS encoding aldo/keto reductase translates to MTDRPSPSLCLGTVQFGVAYGIAGSGARVPEAEAAAILAAAWEAGIRRLDTAPGYGDIEERLIGLTRGRGFEIVTKIPKLPAELATSVDAARFVRDALDRSRSRLGETICGILFHAADDLVGPHGSAAWDAAAEWCARERLPLGLSVYGPEALADWAGEHRVAMAQLPANAFDQRISGAALPEHIEITARSAFLQGLLLMDESEAARRLPAASAGLAAWNQLCHNEGLAPIVAALGVVKGLSRIDFCAVGVETAVQLSQIVEAWAAAPALSALDLATADPAVIDPRTWSAAA
- a CDS encoding N-acetyl sugar amidotransferase, which gives rise to MKRCNPCGLPETHETIAFDSAGTCNICRNVEFKQSAIDWEARREELGQLIEEHRGKYDYDCIVPFSGGKDSTWTLYYLVKEFNVKPLVVRFDHGFMRPNLEDNVKRVCRELGVDIHTFTPNWHVVQKLMLQSFLEKGDFCWHCHTGIFSYPMWVALEKQVPLIFWGEPSAEYTAYFSYEQAEEVDEKRFNRFVNLGISADDMFVRLGGDVDPRDLKCFSYPPLKDLRNLNYRSVCLGSYIPWDVKKQSAIIMDELGWQGDEVENVPPQYNYEKIECYMQGVRDYIKYIKRGYSRPSHLAAIDIRHGRITPEEGRKLVAEYEGKRPPSLDLFLDFIGMSEEEFLKVAMSHQVSPYEHHPEETEDGRKTHDFDQWMRDGSMDRNVAEKMIERWRSRNRMADA